Proteins co-encoded in one Metabacillus sp. KUDC1714 genomic window:
- a CDS encoding LysR family transcriptional regulator codes for MHYDTLKTFITLVEVKNFTKTAEILRMSQPSVSLHIKNLETEFNTTLFRRSPKSLKITPTGEILYERAKQMITIYEQTRQDILEHHNSIKGELKIGASFTIGEYILPSLLLDLQKDFPELELQVIIGNTEEIVQSVRLYQVDIGLIEGHTNEKEVSVHAFMQDELFIVSSNNHSLTCKDEVTITDLQNQDWVNREVGSGTREYFNHFIRSNGLKVKSLLTISSNQGIKETLINGTGLSLLSRSVIERDVQHKNLAIIKLKNQPFNRTLSYVYSPIMQDKKNVKTFIHALNKKWPNNFNQT; via the coding sequence TTGCATTATGATACGTTAAAAACATTTATTACTCTTGTTGAAGTTAAAAACTTTACAAAAACAGCAGAAATCCTTCGTATGTCACAGCCAAGTGTCAGCTTACATATTAAAAATTTAGAAACAGAATTCAATACGACATTATTTCGACGCTCTCCTAAGTCCTTGAAAATCACCCCAACTGGCGAGATTTTATACGAACGTGCGAAGCAAATGATCACAATTTACGAGCAAACAAGACAAGATATTCTCGAGCATCATAACTCTATTAAAGGAGAATTAAAGATAGGTGCAAGTTTTACAATCGGTGAGTATATTTTGCCTTCTTTACTTTTAGACCTTCAGAAAGATTTTCCAGAGCTGGAACTTCAAGTTATCATTGGAAATACCGAGGAAATCGTCCAGTCAGTACGGTTATATCAAGTAGATATTGGGTTAATTGAAGGACATACAAATGAAAAGGAAGTTTCTGTACACGCCTTTATGCAGGATGAGTTATTTATTGTTTCATCCAACAATCATTCACTCACCTGTAAAGATGAAGTGACAATTACTGACCTTCAGAATCAAGACTGGGTTAACAGGGAAGTCGGCTCAGGTACACGTGAATATTTTAATCACTTCATTCGATCAAATGGCTTGAAGGTCAAATCACTTTTAACGATAAGCAGTAATCAGGGGATTAAAGAAACACTAATAAATGGTACGGGACTCTCGCTTTTATCCCGCAGTGTAATTGAAAGGGATGTGCAGCACAAAAATCTTGCGATCATTAAATTAAAAAATCAGCCCTTTAATCGAACCCTTTCCTATGTATATTCTCCAATCATGCAAGATAAAAAGAATGTGAAAACATTTATCCACGCATTAAATAAAAAATGGCCTAATAATTTTAACCAAACATAG
- a CDS encoding assimilatory sulfite reductase (NADPH) flavoprotein subunit has translation MQLQVLNSPFNQEQAELLNRLLPSLTESQKVWLSGYLAASQTSAAVQVTTEAQVTEVPVASTGQTISKDVTILYGSQTGNAQGLAENAGKTLEGQGFKVTVSSMNDFKPNNLKKVQNLLIVVSTHGEGDPPDNALTFHEFLHGRRAPKLDDLRFSVLALGDSSYEFFCHTGKEFDQRLEELGGTRLSQRVDCDLDYDEPAAEWLESVLGGLSEAQGGSAAPAQVTTAQTGQSAYSRTNPFRAEVLENLNLNGRGSNKETRHLELSLEGSGLTFEPGDSLGVYPENDPELVQLLLEEMKWNPEESVTVNKQGEVRPLKEALISYFEITVLTKPLLEQAAKLSGNEALQELVSPGNEEQVKAFLKGHDLLDLVREFGPWNASAQEFISILRKMPARLYSIASSISANSDEVHLTIGAVRYNANGRERKGVCSILCAERLQPGDTLPIYIQNNQNFKLPTNPDTPIIMVGPGTGIAPFRSFMQEREEIGAEGKSWLFFGDQHFVTDFLYQTEWQKWVNDGVLTKMDVAFSRDTEEKVYVQHRMLEQSKELFAWLQEGAAVYICGDEKNMAHDVHQTLIDIIEKEGGMSRDKAEQYLADMQQQKRYQRDVY, from the coding sequence TTGCAACTTCAGGTATTGAACAGTCCGTTTAATCAGGAGCAGGCAGAGCTCCTTAATCGCCTTCTGCCAAGCTTAACAGAATCACAAAAGGTTTGGCTTAGTGGGTATCTTGCTGCGAGCCAGACCTCAGCAGCCGTTCAGGTAACAACAGAAGCTCAAGTGACAGAAGTTCCAGTCGCGAGCACAGGGCAGACAATTTCAAAAGATGTGACCATTCTTTATGGTTCACAGACAGGTAATGCACAAGGACTTGCAGAAAATGCAGGCAAGACACTTGAAGGGCAAGGCTTTAAAGTAACAGTCTCGTCTATGAACGATTTTAAACCAAATAATTTGAAGAAAGTTCAAAATCTTCTTATTGTTGTCAGCACACACGGAGAAGGCGATCCGCCGGATAATGCGCTAACTTTCCATGAGTTTCTTCATGGCAGACGTGCTCCAAAACTTGACGATCTCCGCTTTTCAGTATTGGCGCTTGGAGACAGCTCATATGAATTTTTCTGTCATACTGGAAAAGAATTTGATCAGCGCTTAGAAGAACTAGGTGGCACAAGGCTATCTCAACGTGTAGATTGTGATCTAGATTATGATGAGCCTGCAGCAGAATGGCTTGAAAGCGTGCTTGGCGGCTTAAGTGAAGCACAGGGTGGAAGTGCTGCACCTGCTCAAGTTACAACAGCTCAGACAGGTCAATCAGCATATTCTAGAACAAACCCATTTAGAGCAGAAGTGCTTGAAAATTTAAATTTAAATGGTCGCGGATCAAATAAAGAAACACGTCATCTTGAGTTATCGCTTGAAGGATCTGGTCTTACATTTGAACCAGGTGACAGTCTTGGTGTTTACCCTGAAAACGATCCTGAACTAGTACAATTACTTCTTGAGGAAATGAAATGGAATCCGGAAGAAAGTGTGACAGTTAATAAACAGGGTGAAGTTCGCCCGCTTAAAGAAGCACTCATCTCTTACTTTGAGATTACGGTTTTAACAAAACCACTTCTTGAGCAAGCTGCAAAGCTTTCAGGAAATGAAGCATTACAGGAACTAGTATCTCCAGGCAATGAAGAACAAGTAAAAGCATTCTTGAAAGGTCACGATTTGCTTGATTTGGTCCGTGAATTTGGTCCTTGGAATGCTTCGGCACAAGAGTTTATCTCTATTCTTCGCAAAATGCCGGCACGACTTTATTCAATCGCCAGCAGCATTTCCGCGAATTCAGATGAAGTGCATTTGACAATTGGCGCTGTCCGCTACAATGCAAATGGACGTGAACGAAAAGGCGTCTGTTCAATTTTATGTGCGGAACGTCTACAACCAGGGGACACACTGCCGATTTACATTCAAAATAACCAAAACTTTAAGTTGCCAACAAACCCAGATACACCAATTATCATGGTTGGTCCAGGGACAGGTATTGCGCCATTCCGATCGTTTATGCAAGAGCGTGAGGAAATTGGTGCTGAAGGGAAATCATGGTTATTCTTCGGTGATCAGCATTTCGTCACAGACTTCCTATACCAAACAGAATGGCAAAAGTGGGTAAATGACGGTGTTCTGACGAAAATGGATGTTGCGTTTTCTCGTGATACAGAAGAAAAAGTATATGTACAGCACCGCATGCTTGAGCAAAGCAAAGAATTGTTTGCTTGGCTACAAGAGGGAGCAGCTGTTTATATTTGCGGAGATGAGAAAAACATGGCACATGATGTCCATCAAACACTTATTGATATAATCGAAAAAGAAGGCGGTATGAGCCGTGACAAAGCGGAACAGTATCTTGCCGACATGCAACAACAAAAACGCTATCAGCGTGATGTATATTGA
- the cysI gene encoding assimilatory sulfite reductase (NADPH) hemoprotein subunit translates to MVNKILKAPEGKPSDVERIKEESDYLRGTLAESMLDSLSAGISDDDNRLMKHHGSYLQDDRDLRNERQKQKLEPAYQFMLRVRLPGGVATPDQWLTMDDLSQKYGNGTLKLTTRMTFQMHGILKWNMKKTIQGIHASLMDTIAACGDVNRNVMCNSNPYQSDVHLEVYEWAKKLSNDLLPRTRAYHEIWLDEEKVASTPEIEEVEPMYGPLYLPRKFKIGIAVPPSNDIDVFSQDLGLIAVVEDSKLVGFNVAIGGGMGMSHGDKATYPQLAKVIGYCTPDQVYDVAEKIITIQRDYGNRSVRKNARFKYTVDRLGLETVKEELETRLGWRLGEAKPYHFDHNGDSYGWVKGVQGKWHFTLFIEGGRVTDLDDYKLMTGIREIAKIHTGDFRLTPNQNLIIANVTSQKKKKINELIEQYGLTDGKHFSALRRSSMACVALPTCGLAMAEAERYLPGLIDKIDAIVDENGLRDKEITIRMTGCPNGCARHALGEIGFIGKAPGKYNMYLGAAFDGSRLSKMYRENIGEEEILSELRVLLSRYAKEREEGEHFGDFVIRAGVIKATTDGTNFHD, encoded by the coding sequence ATGGTGAACAAAATTTTAAAAGCACCTGAAGGAAAGCCAAGTGATGTTGAACGCATTAAAGAAGAAAGTGACTATTTGCGAGGCACACTGGCAGAATCAATGCTAGATTCGCTCAGCGCTGGAATTTCTGATGATGATAATCGCTTAATGAAGCATCATGGAAGCTATTTGCAGGATGACCGTGATCTTCGTAATGAGCGCCAAAAGCAAAAACTTGAGCCTGCGTATCAGTTCATGCTACGTGTTCGATTGCCAGGTGGTGTAGCAACACCTGATCAATGGCTTACTATGGATGATCTTTCTCAAAAATATGGTAACGGCACCTTAAAACTAACGACACGTATGACGTTCCAAATGCACGGTATTTTAAAATGGAATATGAAAAAAACGATCCAGGGAATTCATGCTTCCTTAATGGATACGATTGCGGCATGTGGTGATGTAAACCGTAACGTAATGTGCAACTCAAATCCATATCAATCTGACGTTCATTTAGAAGTATATGAATGGGCAAAAAAATTAAGTAATGATTTATTGCCACGCACCAGAGCCTATCACGAAATATGGTTAGATGAAGAAAAAGTGGCCTCTACACCGGAAATAGAAGAAGTCGAGCCAATGTACGGACCACTTTATTTACCGCGTAAATTCAAAATCGGCATTGCTGTTCCGCCATCAAATGATATTGATGTCTTTTCTCAGGACTTAGGATTAATTGCAGTCGTTGAAGATAGCAAGCTTGTTGGCTTTAACGTTGCGATTGGCGGCGGAATGGGAATGTCACACGGTGATAAAGCAACATATCCACAGCTTGCAAAAGTAATTGGCTATTGTACACCGGATCAAGTTTACGATGTTGCGGAAAAAATAATTACGATCCAGCGTGATTACGGAAACCGTTCTGTACGTAAAAATGCTCGATTCAAGTATACAGTTGACCGTCTTGGACTGGAAACTGTCAAGGAAGAGCTTGAAACCCGCCTTGGCTGGAGGTTAGGAGAAGCTAAGCCATATCATTTTGACCATAACGGAGATAGCTATGGTTGGGTGAAAGGTGTTCAAGGTAAATGGCATTTTACGTTATTTATCGAAGGTGGACGCGTTACAGATCTTGATGATTATAAATTGATGACTGGTATACGAGAAATCGCAAAAATTCATACTGGTGATTTCCGTCTAACACCTAACCAAAACCTTATTATTGCAAATGTGACTAGTCAAAAAAAGAAAAAGATCAACGAACTAATTGAGCAATATGGTTTGACAGATGGTAAGCATTTTTCAGCGCTTCGCCGCAGCTCAATGGCGTGTGTTGCTCTTCCAACGTGTGGATTGGCAATGGCAGAAGCAGAACGCTACTTGCCGGGTCTAATTGATAAGATTGATGCGATTGTTGATGAAAATGGCTTAAGGGATAAAGAAATTACGATTCGTATGACGGGCTGTCCTAATGGCTGTGCTCGCCATGCACTCGGTGAAATTGGCTTTATCGGTAAAGCCCCTGGAAAATACAATATGTATTTAGGAGCAGCCTTTGATGGTAGCCGTCTTAGTAAAATGTACCGTGAAAACATTGGTGAAGAAGAAATCTTAAGTGAACTTCGTGTACTTCTTTCTCGCTACGCAAAAGAACGCGAAGAAGGCGAGCACTTTGGTGACTTTGTCATCCGCGCAGGAGTAATTAAAGCAACGACTGATGGCACGAATTTTCATGATTGA
- a CDS encoding VOC family protein, with amino-acid sequence MSKVTPFLMFQGNAEEAMNYYISCTSPNSVHPLRDSSLKVIGLYDASRKLVPFLCSFTYFFLSVIGIL; translated from the coding sequence ATGTCAAAAGTCACGCCATTCTTAATGTTCCAAGGCAATGCTGAAGAAGCTATGAATTATTACATATCATGTACCAGCCCAAATTCTGTACATCCTCTAAGGGACAGCTCGTTAAAGGTGATTGGTTTATATGATGCAAGTAGGAAACTTGTTCCTTTCCTTTGTTCATTCACCTATTTTTTTTTGAGTGTAATTGGAATTTTATAA
- a CDS encoding DinB family protein, translating to MEKRPGFKEYDAYFSRYVNLLPDGDIVAILEQQIKETNISLQNLTETQGLFRYSPNKWSVKEIIGHLTDTERILSYTLLCIARGENKELPRYDKDVYVQNAAFDKQTINELLLNLTIVRNATLQLLKSLNPEDWLRQGIANGSEVTVQALASILAGHELHHCNIIKENYFGSDYFPLCRR from the coding sequence ATGGAGAAAAGACCAGGATTCAAAGAATATGACGCCTATTTTTCAAGATATGTGAACTTATTACCTGATGGAGATATAGTAGCAATATTGGAGCAGCAAATTAAGGAGACGAACATTTCACTTCAGAATTTAACAGAAACACAGGGGCTGTTTAGATACTCTCCTAATAAATGGAGTGTAAAAGAAATAATTGGCCATCTTACAGATACTGAGCGGATTTTAAGTTATACACTTCTTTGTATAGCGAGAGGAGAAAACAAGGAGCTTCCCCGTTATGATAAGGATGTTTATGTACAAAATGCCGCGTTTGATAAACAAACGATAAATGAGCTTTTATTAAATTTAACCATTGTTAGAAACGCTACATTGCAATTGTTAAAGAGTCTGAATCCAGAAGATTGGTTGAGACAAGGTATTGCTAATGGATCAGAAGTTACTGTCCAAGCACTTGCTAGTATTCTTGCTGGTCATGAACTTCACCATTGCAATATAATAAAAGAAAATTATTTTGGTTCTGATTACTTTCCATTATGTAGAAGATAA
- a CDS encoding DUF421 domain-containing protein → MFELIVGFFLLFILVKFVGRKIITQITPFTFVAAIVLGELLGNALYDQKVGVAYFIYSMSLWRILLFM, encoded by the coding sequence ATGTTTGAACTTATCGTTGGCTTTTTCTTATTGTTTATTCTAGTAAAGTTTGTTGGTAGAAAAATCATCACCCAAATAACACCGTTTACTTTTGTTGCTGCCATTGTATTAGGGGAACTACTTGGAAATGCTTTATATGATCAAAAGGTTGGAGTAGCTTACTTTATTTATTCTATGTCCTTATGGAGAATTTTACTTTTTATGTAG
- a CDS encoding DUF1657 domain-containing protein produces the protein MTVINDVKTTLAGLKSAQASLETFALGTDNQQAKQLYQQAAQQTQTIVDSISQRVQEIEQEEPQYKD, from the coding sequence GTGACAGTAATAAATGACGTTAAGACGACTCTAGCAGGATTAAAAAGTGCGCAAGCAAGCTTAGAAACTTTTGCACTAGGTACGGATAATCAACAAGCGAAACAGCTTTACCAACAAGCTGCCCAACAAACACAAACGATTGTTGACAGTATTTCTCAACGTGTTCAAGAAATTGAACAAGAAGAACCACAATACAAAGATTAG
- a CDS encoding YhcN/YlaJ family sporulation lipoprotein: MKNKMKLGNIGLFIVVIIGLSSGCAVNQNQFTNNNDDAKIVKVSTSKQIDQSVANHAKEIVIKEKEISGVKAVNTDQELLLAVKVDHFDRFRLKSIEKKVKLDLEKAYPDHKIIISTDSKMYLELEQLEQKLQKNKTEKKTLKKEFNKIKSLMNEKA; the protein is encoded by the coding sequence ATGAAAAATAAGATGAAACTAGGAAACATTGGACTTTTTATAGTGGTGATTATCGGACTAAGCTCTGGATGTGCCGTAAATCAGAATCAGTTTACCAACAACAATGATGATGCAAAAATCGTAAAAGTGAGTACAAGCAAGCAGATCGATCAATCAGTTGCTAATCATGCTAAAGAAATTGTTATCAAAGAAAAAGAGATTTCAGGTGTTAAGGCTGTGAATACAGATCAGGAACTTTTATTGGCAGTAAAAGTCGATCACTTTGACCGATTTCGATTAAAGAGCATTGAAAAGAAAGTGAAATTAGACTTAGAGAAAGCATATCCCGATCATAAAATTATTATCTCGACCGATTCAAAAATGTATTTGGAACTGGAACAATTGGAACAAAAGTTACAAAAAAATAAAACAGAGAAGAAAACATTAAAAAAAGAATTCAACAAAATCAAAAGCCTAATGAATGAAAAAGCATGA
- the spoVAC gene encoding stage V sporulation protein AC, which yields MSNKQKKQLTPVQQEYQTLENQLETKRPVFKNCIKAFITGGIICIIGQAIQMFYIYYFDFTDQTAGNPTVGTLIFISMLLTGFGVYDRIAQFGGAGSAVPVTGFGNAVISAAIEHRTEGFVLGVGGNMFKLAGSVILFGVFSAFVIATIKTILIMWGGL from the coding sequence ATGTCAAATAAGCAAAAGAAACAATTAACACCTGTACAACAGGAGTATCAAACCCTTGAAAATCAACTTGAAACAAAAAGACCCGTATTTAAGAATTGTATAAAGGCTTTTATAACAGGCGGAATCATTTGCATCATCGGACAGGCGATTCAAATGTTTTATATTTATTATTTTGATTTCACAGACCAAACAGCTGGGAATCCAACGGTTGGTACCTTAATTTTTATCTCCATGCTTCTTACAGGTTTTGGAGTTTATGATCGAATTGCACAATTTGGAGGGGCAGGTTCAGCTGTTCCAGTTACCGGATTTGGAAATGCCGTCATATCAGCTGCCATTGAGCATCGAACAGAAGGGTTTGTGTTAGGTGTAGGCGGTAATATGTTTAAATTAGCTGGTTCCGTGATTTTATTTGGTGTATTTTCCGCATTTGTGATTGCTACGATTAAAACGATACTTATAATGTGGGGTGGTCTCTAA
- the spoVAD gene encoding stage V sporulation protein AD: MLMGHRTWVFEQKPVIISTGTVGGPFEADGLLAEDFDILHSDLWLAQDSYEKAHKVLIEEACQRAIEKAKLQKEQIQFFLGGDLINQITPTSFACRSLGTPYLGLFGACSTSMEGLALGAYLVNTKGANYLLTGASSHNTSVEKQFRYPTEYGGQKPPTAQWTVTGAGVALLSDSGEGPCVTSATIGRVIDMGLSDPFNMGGAMAPAAVDTIEAHLTERNLDPSYYDLIVTGDLGQIGHEVSLELFKKHGIPIHEENYQDCGMMIYREGQPVLAGASGAGCSATVVYGHLLNRMKKGEFKRMLVVATGALLSPLTFQQKETIPCIAHAVSIEYGGEQRS, translated from the coding sequence ATGTTAATGGGGCATCGTACATGGGTCTTTGAGCAAAAGCCAGTTATTATCTCTACTGGTACTGTTGGTGGACCATTTGAAGCCGACGGATTACTTGCTGAAGATTTTGATATCCTCCATTCAGACTTATGGCTTGCACAAGATTCCTATGAAAAAGCACATAAGGTTCTTATCGAAGAAGCCTGTCAAAGAGCCATCGAAAAAGCCAAGCTTCAAAAGGAACAAATTCAATTTTTTCTTGGAGGAGATCTTATTAATCAGATTACTCCTACAAGCTTTGCTTGTCGATCATTAGGAACACCTTATCTAGGATTGTTTGGTGCCTGTTCGACCTCAATGGAGGGATTGGCGCTTGGTGCCTATCTTGTAAACACAAAAGGAGCCAATTATTTGTTAACAGGTGCTTCAAGTCATAACACTTCGGTTGAAAAACAGTTCCGTTATCCGACTGAATACGGGGGGCAAAAACCACCTACTGCACAATGGACGGTGACTGGTGCTGGAGTCGCATTGTTAAGTGATTCTGGTGAGGGACCATGTGTTACGTCTGCTACAATTGGTCGTGTTATTGATATGGGATTGTCTGATCCCTTTAACATGGGAGGTGCGATGGCACCAGCAGCAGTTGATACGATTGAGGCCCATTTAACCGAACGAAATCTTGATCCTTCTTACTACGATTTAATTGTAACTGGGGATCTCGGTCAAATTGGACACGAAGTTTCACTAGAATTATTTAAAAAACATGGAATCCCAATACATGAAGAAAATTATCAAGACTGCGGAATGATGATTTACCGGGAAGGACAGCCGGTCCTAGCAGGAGCTAGTGGCGCTGGCTGTTCAGCAACTGTTGTATATGGTCATTTGTTAAACCGTATGAAAAAGGGTGAATTTAAACGAATGTTAGTTGTAGCGACAGGGGCTTTATTGTCGCCATTAACCTTTCAGCAAAAAGAAACCATTCCATGTATCGCTCATGCAGTGTCGATTGAATACGGAGGTGAACAACGATCATGA
- the spoVAE gene encoding stage V sporulation protein AE, with protein MIFFWAFVVGGLICVVGQIMFDVFKLTPAHTLSTFVVIGALLDGFGLYEPFIDFAGAGATVPITSFGNSLVHGAMAEAEKHGLVGVISGMFEVTSAGISAAIIFGMIGALLFKPKG; from the coding sequence ATGATTTTCTTTTGGGCTTTTGTCGTTGGTGGATTGATTTGTGTTGTTGGTCAAATTATGTTTGATGTGTTTAAACTTACACCAGCCCATACATTAAGTACATTCGTTGTTATTGGTGCCCTTCTTGATGGATTTGGTTTATATGAACCGTTTATCGATTTTGCAGGGGCAGGAGCAACAGTCCCAATAACAAGTTTCGGAAATTCCCTTGTACATGGGGCAATGGCAGAAGCAGAAAAACATGGGTTAGTTGGTGTGATCTCGGGAATGTTTGAAGTGACAAGTGCCGGAATTTCAGCTGCCATCATTTTCGGAATGATTGGAGCCTTACTTTTTAAACCAAAAGGATAG
- a CDS encoding DUF1657 domain-containing protein, with translation MTIASEVKQSLASLKGIEADLSSLALRTQDHQSKRILHETMMVVHEVVTDLKKRIGELEREEFQYKGF, from the coding sequence ATGACAATTGCATCAGAAGTAAAGCAATCTCTTGCAAGTCTAAAAGGTATAGAAGCTGATTTATCCAGTTTAGCCCTACGAACTCAGGACCATCAATCAAAGCGTATCTTACATGAAACCATGATGGTCGTCCATGAAGTAGTGACAGATTTAAAAAAGCGAATTGGGGAATTGGAGAGGGAAGAGTTTCAATACAAAGGCTTTTAA
- a CDS encoding DUF421 domain-containing protein: MPDWLDIVVRSLIFVVVLFLITKWLGKKQLSELSFFEYVTGISIGSIGAEVAMGLERNIMNGIIGIIIFAAIPFLAGLLSLKSKTFRDFIEGRATVFIKDGKILEDNLKKEKYTTDELLELLRKRDVFKVADVEFALLEPTGDLSVMLKKENQPLTPKDVNLTVASVKEPQTVIMDGEILDEPLSTIGRSRSWLKTELEKQGATIENVFLGQVDSYGQLTIDLFDDKLQVPSPQEKPLILSTMKKCQANLELFALGTEAQEAKQMYSNNSKKLQEAIDKVTPILKG, from the coding sequence GTGCCTGATTGGTTAGATATCGTCGTACGGTCTTTAATATTTGTTGTGGTCTTATTTTTAATCACGAAATGGTTAGGTAAAAAACAGCTTTCTGAACTTTCATTCTTTGAATATGTCACCGGAATTTCTATTGGAAGTATTGGTGCAGAAGTTGCTATGGGACTTGAACGGAACATTATGAACGGAATAATTGGAATAATAATCTTTGCAGCAATTCCCTTTTTAGCCGGTTTGCTTTCCTTGAAAAGCAAAACCTTTCGTGATTTTATCGAAGGGAGAGCAACTGTTTTTATTAAAGATGGGAAAATCTTGGAGGATAATTTAAAAAAGGAAAAATACACTACTGATGAATTGCTAGAATTACTTCGAAAAAGGGATGTCTTTAAGGTAGCTGATGTGGAATTTGCGTTATTGGAACCAACAGGAGACTTAAGCGTAATGCTGAAAAAAGAAAACCAACCATTGACCCCAAAAGATGTAAACTTAACTGTTGCTTCTGTTAAGGAACCGCAAACAGTCATTATGGATGGAGAAATCTTAGATGAGCCTCTGTCCACGATTGGACGAAGCCGAAGTTGGTTAAAAACAGAACTAGAAAAACAAGGTGCAACAATTGAAAATGTTTTTCTTGGACAGGTAGATTCATACGGACAATTAACAATTGACCTTTTTGATGATAAACTTCAAGTCCCGTCCCCACAAGAAAAGCCTTTAATCCTTTCTACGATGAAAAAATGCCAAGCGAACTTAGAGCTGTTTGCTCTTGGAACGGAAGCACAGGAAGCTAAGCAAATGTATAGTAACAATAGTAAAAAACTCCAAGAGGCGATTGATAAAGTAACTCCTATTTTAAAAGGGTAG
- a CDS encoding DUF2798 domain-containing protein, translating into MPSNRKEGIIFGIFMCFGMVLIMTVYNTALHGFSSFTVKSAFIQFVVTFIVAFIVESFVEPKARKLALSLPYDKSKEINFIMVISFCMVPMMVLIMSVYGLILTELMIGIEGSIFTAYLKTVGLNFIVALPSQLLIVGPISRKLLAKFIKPLTQKPELTM; encoded by the coding sequence TTGCCTAGTAATCGAAAAGAAGGAATTATTTTCGGTATTTTTATGTGTTTTGGAATGGTTCTTATTATGACCGTTTACAACACAGCTTTACATGGATTTTCATCGTTTACAGTAAAGAGTGCTTTCATTCAATTTGTTGTAACATTTATCGTCGCTTTTATCGTCGAGTCATTCGTTGAACCGAAAGCGCGTAAATTAGCTTTATCACTACCTTATGATAAATCAAAAGAAATCAACTTTATTATGGTAATATCTTTTTGTATGGTTCCTATGATGGTTCTAATTATGTCAGTATACGGACTTATTTTAACGGAGTTAATGATCGGAATTGAAGGTTCCATTTTCACAGCTTACCTTAAAACAGTTGGTCTAAACTTCATCGTGGCGCTTCCATCTCAGTTGTTAATTGTTGGACCAATCTCACGTAAATTATTAGCTAAATTCATTAAACCATTGACACAAAAGCCAGAATTAACCATGTAA